A window of the Cryptosporidium parvum Iowa II chromosome 7, whole genome shotgun sequence genome harbors these coding sequences:
- a CDS encoding Abd1p; RNA (guanine-7-methyltransferase (cap methyltransferase): protein MSRETSKIRFLSLSRRSCLNDVVKNFIIQCSSHSDHEIIAKFGEIKGYYSRMSINLPVACDCILEHGSSDYKFEEKIGRKQQSYLIERIIRANRESWLVAEKVGIDLFFEEKYSNGTVSIDNNGDKSSFCELNLGEVVVYKPKSKVHFTITGISRSTIDQPKSDIPLSRYKKSVISWNFQRKSGSAYPFWDLKIINVISSSERKRRREEHYDMRNDLTEGSSPDSYSKDENDDEDEYWMVVFSGNKQLISKHVDLYNKGQINGLDRITNELIYNSSLIAKYLDEAISSNSCNIYPISYYYPNFFGDITTSIRAHYNMKKIQNADYSIIGGLRKYNNEVKRALIDQYFERQLKYRQNRHLSVLDLACGHGQDILKFKGKKISRLIGIDISAEEISEARHRLKRYENSLNFSVEYHVGNLLSRTTYSKILKNYTFEIISIQLSMHYMLINEETSLEFLRNISNYLKPGGFFIGSTISCDHIFYSMKQNSVKINLNENTEDANDSNGNLNNTKYVSGNSIYKISFSCDDWDKYFSDNIDLERGIKLFRTEWGIKYDFWLIEHINQYEYVVPWESFCGLASKVGLELVQYSDFPSFTEFTQKNFPNIRFSNWLNNPKNSGLITQPENEVFGLYCVFAFKKIENSNINLDEQGITCDFQLSKNLTSGFKIKR, encoded by the coding sequence ATGTCTAGAGAAACGAGTAAGATCAGGTTTTTATCGCTCTCAAGGAGGTCATGTTTGAATGATGTAGTaaaaaatttcatcattCAATGCAGTAGCCATAGTGACCACGAGATAATTGCAAAGTTTGGAGAAATAAAGGGGTATTATTCCAGAATGAGCATAAATTTACCAGTTGCATGTGACTGTATTCTTGAACATGGCTCAAGCGATTacaaatttgaagaaaaaattggaAGAAAACAGCAAAGCTATTTGATTGAAAGAATTATCCGAGCAAACAGAGAATCATGGCTGGTTGCAGAAAAAGTAGGCATTGATTTATTCTTCGAGGAAAAATATTCTAATGGAACAGTTTCAATTGATAACAATGGAGATAAGTCTTCATTTTGTGAACTGAACCTTGGCGAAGTCGTCGTTTATAAACCAAAATCTAAAGTTCATTTTACTATTACTGGTATTTCAAGGTCAACGATTGATCAACCTAAATCAGATATTCCATTATCTAGATATAAAAAAAGCGTCATTAGCTGGAACTTTCAAAGAAAGTCTGGCAGTGCATATCCTTTTTGGGATTTAAAGATAATTAACGTAATAAGCTCCTCTGAAAGAAAGCGCAGAAGGGAAGAGCATTATGATATGCGCAATGACTTGACTGAAGGAAGTTCGCCAGATAGTTATTCGAAGGATGAAAATGACGACGAGGACGAGTATTGGATGGTTGTATTTTCAGGTAATAAGCAACTGATATCCAAACATGttgatttatataataaaggaCAAATAAATGGACTAGATAGAATTACAAATGAGcttatatataattcatCGCTCATAgcaaaatatttggatgAAGCAATTTCTAGTAATTCTTGTAATATTTATCCCATAAGCTACTATTACCCAAATTTTTTTGGTGATATTACTACTTCAATTAGAGCACACTAcaatatgaaaaaaatacaaaatgcTGATTATTCAATCATAGGGGGTTTGAGAAAGTATAATAATGAGGTAAAAAGAGCATTAATAGATCAATATTTTGAGAGACAATTGAAATATAGACAAAATAGGCATTTAAGCGTATTAGATTTAGCATGTGGGCATGGGCAAGACATACTTAAATTTAAAGGGAAGAAAATAAGTCGTCTTATCGGGATAGATATTTCTGCAGAAGAAATTTCTGAAGCAAGGCACCGTTTAAAGAGATACgaaaattctttaaacTTCTCCGTTGAGTATCATGTTGGGAATCTGCTTTCGAGAACAacatattcaaaaattttgaaaaactATACATTCGAAATTATTTCGATACAACTATCAATGCATTATATGCTTATCAATGAGGAAACATCACTAGAATTTTTGAGGAACATATCAAACTATCTAAAACCTGGTGGGTTTTTTATTGGTTCTACAATTTCATGCGACcatatattttattctaTGAAACAAAACTCAGTTAAGATAAACCTTAATGAAAACACCGAAGATGCTAACGATTCAAATGGAAACTTAAATAACACAAAATATGTGAGTGGAAACTcaatttataaaatttcatttagTTGTGATGATTGggataaatatttttcagaCAATATTGATTTGGAGAGAGGAATCAAACTTTTCAGAACTGAGTGGGGTATTAAGTACGACTTCTGGTTAATTGAGCATATCAATCAATACGAATATGTTGTGCCTTGGGAGTCATTTTGCGGCCTTGCAAGCAAAGTTGGCCTAGAGCTTGTCCAGTATTCAGATTTTCCAAGTTTCACTGAATTTACACAAAAAAACTTTCCAAATATTAGATTCTCTAACTGGTTAAATAACCCCAAGAATTCTGGGTTAATTACCCAACCTGAAAACGAAGTATTTGGTCTTTATTGTGTGTTCGCATTCaagaaaattgaaaatagtaatattaatttagatGAGCAAGGGATTACATGTGACTTTCAGTTATCTAAAAATTTGACATCCGGCTTTAAAATTAAGAGATAG
- a CDS encoding DNA replication licensing factor MCM5 like AAA+ ATpase: MQNSIGTIYYSHPTRDLEKGDWNNDTVNSSVGLLSLEECRSKFSNFIKNFNQGGEYIYREMLINNISIGEYTLRLELHHLSIDEVSCSEMGENTENASYDGNLIDGQENDSDNFVNGVRTSNELCCLIQCFKNAPLKYIPICEGVLKEVYLELVGKHKKEISEEEINEIVPDIQLQIVSNQEPTLIRDLRSNVMEKLVTVPGIVIQSSKPQKKASKLKILCRQCKGTRNINIPIWRQGTMLPRVCNTTPIGDAPKCPLDPYFTLCDESEYIDIQSMKFQELPEHVPTGDIPRNISLHMTRGLIDKVIPGNRLYVVGVLSSTDKESSKAHSSSRNGSLRTSYLYVIGVMNYGSSWSNKNTNTLIKNSSISNQYNEIEEFRRISSLPNIHELIVNSIAPAIYGNETIKQAIACLLFSGSSKCLPDGNRIRGDLNVLLLGDPSTAKSQLLKFVEQVAPICIYTSGKGSSAAGLTAAIVKDHANGVYALEGGAMVLADGGVVCIDEFDKMRDDDRVAIHEAMEQQTISIAKAGITTILKARCSILAAANPTFGSYDDSKDLTQQHDFESTILSRFDLIFLLKDEKNVERDKLIASHIVELHSGIKGKINGDCSESTNSLQFEQLQKYINYCREFIHPRLSLDAAAILENFYVKIREDNREDTNKASKDRIPITVRQLEAITRIAESFAKMEMQNIASEKHVEMAIKLFKNATIEAIKSNILLLDNLSPAEQSAIIDAEVAIKNRIPIKARAGKATIVKDLALIGYDPYYLTKAMKILIQKGDLIERSDFSIFRVK; this comes from the coding sequence ATGCAAAATTCAATAGGAACGATTTATTATAGCCATCCTACTCGAGATTTAGAAAAGGGCGATTGGAATAATGATACAGTAAATAGTTCAGTAGGTCTACTCTCATTAGAAGAATGTAGAAGTAAATTTAgcaatttcatcaaaaacTTTAATCAAGGTGgagaatatatttacaGAGAGATGCTAATAAACAATATTTCTATTGGCGAATATACACTTAGACTCGAACTTCACCATTTGAGTATTGATGAGGTTTCTTGCTCAGAAATGGGAGAAAACACTGAGAATGCAAGTTATGATGGGAACCTTATAGATGGGCAAGAAAATGACTCTGATAATTTTGTTAATGGCGTAAGGACGAGCAATGAATTATGTTGTTTAATTCAATGTTTCAAGAATGCACCACtaaaatatattccaaTTTGTGAAGGCGTATTAAAAGAAGTATATTTAGAACTTGTGGGAAAAcataaaaaagaaatatctGAGGAAGAGATTAACGAGATTGTTCCAGATATACAGTTACAAATTGTCTCAAATCAAGAGCCAACCTTAATTAGGGATCTCAGAAGTAATGTTATGGAAAAACTGGTCACCGTTCCTGGAATAGTTATCCAATCTTCAAAGCCTCAAAAGAAAGCCTCTAAGCTTAAAATTTTATGTCGCCAATGTAAGGGTACcagaaatataaatatccCAATTTGGCGTCAAGGTACAATGCTTCCAAGAGTTTGCAATACAACTCCAATAGGAGATGCACCAAAGTGCCCATTGGATCCATATTTTACTCTTTGCGATGAGTCTGAATACATTGATATACAAAGCATGAAATTCCAGGAACTTCCAGAACACGTTCCTACTGGAGACATTCCTCGTAATATTTCACTACATATGACACGCGGACTTATAGACAAAGTGATTCCAGGAAATAGGCTCTATGTTGTAGGTGTGCTTTCTTCCACAGATAAGGAATCATCGAAGGCTCATTCTAGCAGTAGAAATGGCTCTCTCAGAACATCCTATTTGTACGTTATTGGCGTAATGAACTATGGGAGTAGTTGgtcaaataaaaatacaaatactTTGATAAAGAACTCATCAATTAGCAACCAATACAatgaaatagaagaatTTCGTCGTATTTCATCTTTACCAAATATTCATGAGCTAATTGTTAACAGTATCGCCCCTGCAATTTATGGGAATGAAACAATTAAACAAGCAATAGCATGCTTACTTTTTAGCGGGAGTTCAAAGTGTCTACCTGATGGTAATAGAATTAGAGGTGATTTAAATGTTTTGTTGTTAGGAGACCCTTCAACAGCCAAATCTCAACTTTTGAAGTTTGTAGAACAGGTTGCCCCAATATGCATTTATACGTCAGGTAAAGGAAGTAGCGCCGCTGGTCTTACTGCTGCAATAGTTAAGGATCATGCGAATGGTGTGTATGCACTGGAGGGTGGAGCTATGGTACTTGCAGACGGAGGGGTCGTATGCATTGATGAGTTTGATAAAATGCGTGATGATGATCGTGTAGCTATTCATGAAGCTATGGAACAACAAACAATAAGTATTGCAAAAGCAGGAATTACGACTATTTTAAAAGCAAGGTGTTCTATATTGGCCGCTGCAAACCCCACTTTTGGTTCTTATGATGATAGCAAGGACTTAACACAACAACATGATTTTGAATCTACGATTCTATCAAGATTTGAccttatatttttattaaaagatgaaaaaaatgttgaaaGAGATAAGCTAATAGCCTCGCATATTGTGGAGCTGCATTCTGGTATTAAAGGCAAGATTAACGGCGACTGCTCAGAATCTACTAACTCTCTCCAGTTCGAGCAACTGCAAAAGTACATTAATTACTGCAGAGAGTTTATCCATCCACGTTTATCTCTGGATGCTGCTGCGATACTAGAAAATTTTTATGTCAAAATAAGAGAAGATAACCGTGAAGATACGAACAAAGCAAGCAAAGATAGAATACCAATAACAGTTAGACAGTTAGAGGCAATCACAAGAATTGCAGAGAGCTTTGCAAAAATGGAAATGCAGAATATCGCAAGCGAGAAACATGTCGAGATGGCTatcaaattattcaaaaatgcAACAATAGAAgcaattaaatcaaatattctATTACTTGACAATCTATCGCCAGCAGAGCAATCTGCTATTATCGATGCAGAGGTTGCTATAAAAAATAGGATTCCAATAAAAGCAAGGGCAGGAAAAGCGACAATAGTCAAGGATTTGGCGTTAATTGGATATGACCCATATTATTTAACAAAAGCCATGAAGATCCTTATCCAAAAGGGTGACCTGATCGAAAGATCAGATTTTTCTATATTCAGGGTTAAGTAA
- a CDS encoding coatomer complex delta chain, producing MVVFSASIVSNRKILLSRQFVEMTRGDVEAYLNRFIKKIEQFCLSSEYTYMEIDNIRFIYQAIDNIYLILMTPINSNIIEDMDTLQLFCQVLYDCCNNPPPITEDLIANNCFDVIFAFDEIVSFGYRESINLSQIKTCLEMESQEEKLHKLIRQNKENEEKERRRHIANRLDKERVTNEAFNQSNYASTNSNNNIVKSSLSGIAAFAESVGVGKIAQSVGIGPIKNISRNDNNLVNNSDPAGDSRNFGMFVNESTAIQSMNAPGKGMLIGKKKPITESKPNISLPSKVMDNHSDFKLKENICNTLDIKYTEDDCSLIEEKIEFSLSVDGKIQSKVEIQGTFQVALPSEAFPEYSITEDPRFQFKTHPNLNKEKFQDCGILELKDGINCTLPVNTLMPLVKWRPSSHFQNNQIELPFSFSYWPLDAGNGYTNVTIEIEPSQSITNFKLNIPLTFVSTYNTNLGAFESNKNSYSWDIPQLSPSETAVLEFSTNQSNFLPIDLCASTSISVCKVRIMKDKNYVNPKRCITKYNIAINQ from the coding sequence ATGGTGGTTTTTTCTGCATCAATTGTTAGTAATAGAAAAATTCTCTTATCAAGACAATTTGTTGAAATGACAAGAGGCGATGTTGAAGCTTACTTGaatagatttattaaaaaaattgagCAATTTTGCTTAAGCAGTGAATATACCTATATGGAGATCGATAACATTAGGTTTATATATCAAGCAATCgataatatttatcttaTCTTGATGACACCcattaattctaatataatTGAAGATATGGACACATTGCAATTATTTTGTCAAGTACTATACGATTGTTGTAATAACCCCCCTCCAATAACGGAAGATTTAATTGCAAATAATTGCTTTGATGTCATTTTCGCCtttgatgaaattgttTCTTTTGGGTATAGAGaatcaataaatttgagTCAAATAAAAACGTGCCTTGAAATGGAATCTCAAGAAGAAAAGCTGCATAAGTTGATAAGGCAGAACAaggaaaatgaagaaaaagaacGCAGAAGGCATATCGCAAATAGGCTCGATAAAGAGAGGGTAACAAATGAGGCATTTAACCAATCGAACTATGCATCtacaaattcaaataacaATATTGTAAAGTCCTCATTATCTGGGATTGCAGCGTTCGCAGAATCTGTTGGAGTCGGTAAGATAGCTCAGTCTGTAGGAATTGGCccaataaaaaatatttcgAGGAACGATAATAATCTAGTTAACAATTCAGATCCAGCGGGAGATAGCCGAAACTTTGGGATGTTTGTAAACGAATCAACAGCTATTCAATCCATGAACGCTCCAGGAAAAGGGATGCTTATTGGGAAAAAGAAACCAATCACAGAATCGAAACCAAATATTAGTCTTCCATCAAAAGTTATGGATAATCATTcagattttaaattaaaagaaaatatatgcAACACCCTGGATATTAAGTATACTGAAGATGATTGCTCATTGATTGAGGAGAAGATCGAATTTTCACTCAGTGTTGATGGAAAGATTCAATCTAAAGTTGAAATTCAAGGAACTTTTCAAGTTGCTTTGCCTTCAGAAGCCTTTCCTGAGTATTCAATAACTGAAGACCCCAGATTTCAATTTAAGACTCACCCAAACCTTAATAAGGAAAAATTCCAAGATTGCGGTATCTTGGAATTAAAGGATGGCATAAATTGCACGCTGCCAGTAAACACTCTGATGCCACTTGTTAAATGGAGACCATCATCCCACTTCCAGAATAATCAAATTGAGCttccattttctttttcctaCTGGCCTCTCGACGCAGGAAATGGGTATACAAATGTTACTATCGAAATCGAACCCTCCCAATCAATAactaattttaaattaaatattcccTTGACATTTGTATCTACATATAACACAAATCTCGGCGCATTcgaatcaaataaaaacaGTTATTCTTGGGACATTCCTCAACTATCTCCTTCAGAAACGGCTGTACTTGAATTTAGTACTAACCAATCTAACTTTTTACCTATAGATCTATGTGCATCCACGTCAATATCTGTTTGTAAAGTAAGAATAATGAAGGACAAAAATTATGTAAACCCAAAGCGCTGTATCactaaatataatatagCTATTAACCAATAA
- a CDS encoding phospholipid cytidyltransferase HIGH family: LKLINMNTKNSNNSRIFVDGVFDLMHAGHFNALRKAKQFGNELVVGINSDLDCFNLKGCYPIYNQDERGELMKGCKWADEIVIGTPYIVEGSLLNQLNCEFVAHGDDLVLCSDGTDPYNEPRILGRLKIFQRTEGVSTTSVMTRIFRVLGLELEDILPLNKFDNSGMNGKENFIASKIDKFLDGDYSPCQSLISASRVLSFACGIASAKQVYNSNPNVTYIDGSFDIFHIGHLRFLERVKKIFGGVLIIGIYDDSTAQLIYGDGFPILKMMERALTLLSMRVVDDVIFGAPIKITKKLIETYKINNVVSCKIIENYVSSEHLKKNNFDSENSAEYASKLEEFCYEIPKKMGIFCNTTILKKEEICTNRDIFSRIMNRRDSILYVIKKRWAKELSFYENEVNTKLH, encoded by the coding sequence TTAAAACTCATCAATATGAATACCAAAAACTCGAATAACTCAAGAATCTTTGTTGACGGTGTATTTGACCTAATGCATGCTGGCCACTTTAATGCGTTAAGGAAAGCAAAGCAATTCGGAAATGAATTGGTAGTTGGTATAAATTCTGATCTTGATTGCTTCAATTTAAAGGGATGTTATCCTATTTATAACCAGGATGAACGTGGAGAGCTTATGAAAGGCTGCAAATGGGCTGATGAAATTGTTATCGGAACTCCGTACATAGTTGAGGGGAGCTTactaaatcaattaaactGCGAATTTGTTGCGCATGGCGATGACCTTGTATTATGTTCAGATGGGACTGATCCATATAATGAGCCAAGAATATTGGGTAggttaaaaatatttcaaagaacTGAAGGTGTAAGCACAACTTCAGTTATGACTCGTATTTTTCGTGTTTTGGGCCTAGAACTTGAAGATATTCTGCCgttgaataaatttgataattctGGTATGAATGGAAAAGAAAACTTTATTGCATCAAAAATTGACAAATTCCTTGATGGAGATTATTCTCCTTGCCAAAGTTTGATCTCTGCAAGTAGAGTTTTAAGTTTTGCCTGTGGAATAGCATCTGCAAAGCAAGTATATAACTCAAATCCCAATGTTACGTATATTGATGGAAGCTTCGATATCTTTCATATCGGTCATTTGAGATTTCTTGAAAGagtgaaaaaaatttttggTGGAGTCTTAATAATTGGAATTTATGATGACTCAACAGCTCAATTGATTTATGGAGATGGGTTTCCAATACTTAAAATGATGGAAAGAGCACTAACACTATTATCTATGCGTGTTGTGGATGATGTAATATTTGGAGCTCCAATAAAGATTACAAAAAAACTTATAGAAACttacaaaattaataatgttgTCTCTTGCAAGATTATAGAAAACTATGTCAGTTCTGAAcatctaaaaaaaaacaattttgATTCAGAAAATTCAGCAGAATACGCATCAAAGCTGGAGGAATTTTGCTAtgaaattccaaaaaagATGGGAATATTTTGCAATACTACTATtcttaaaaaagaagaaatttgTACTAACCGTGATATATTTTCACGCATCATGAATAGAAGAGACTCTATCTTGTATGTTATCAAAAAAAGGTGGGCAAAGGAACTAAGTTTTTATGAAAACGAGGTAAATACTAAGCTACATTGA
- a CDS encoding acyltransferase produces the protein MQENKNLASLICQESNISGNVELDEGCIVHPSALIDGGVGGIIIGKNNIIEESVKIVNKTINKMPIGNNNWFHVRCEVDSALSIGDNNSFEVGSRVNKNVKIGNNCIISLKSSLPPNLEICNDMCVSQVGDSLLYAPINSSPNKHLCEQVNFLNNILRGSSMEKKR, from the coding sequence ATGcaagaaaataagaatcTAGCTTCACTTATTTGTCAGGAATCGAATATTTCTGGAAACGTTGAGTTAGATGAAGGATGTATAGTCCACCCTTCTGCGTTAATCGATGGTGGAGTTGGCGGAATTATAATAGgaaagaataatataataGAAGAATCTGTTAAAATTGTTAACAAGACTATTAACAAAATGCCAATTGGTAATAACAACTGGTTCCATGTAAGATGTGAAGTTGACAGTGCCTTATCTATAGGCgataataatagttttgAAGTGGGATCCAGAGTAAATAAGAACGTAAAAATAGGTAACAATTgtataatttcattaaagtCAAGCCTTCCCCCGAATTTGGAGATTTGTAATGATATGTGCGTTTCACAGGTTGGCgattctttattatatgCACCTATTAACTCCTCTCCAAATAAACATTTGTGCGAACAAGTAAATTTTCTGAACAATATTCTGCGTGGAAGTTCAATGGAAAAGAAAAggtaa
- a CDS encoding Low complexity protein witha potential C2C2 zinc ribbon: MEELINDIENISINSNNVDESNTKDPEKNDNFFDYEILLPTRNQLEDDSILSLTPVKDNDKELFKNCILCRDYSSPICKECSKHNSKTSRKSKLKKNKIIPDGKVKALAMQFENILPEVTNSSPSFSIVNDNFMLEKSEPAHFQADISINSIIEHTNVDNRDYLNTSLLGDQTNILSIDSENDNAKSKMAKNQLTPIIDPNLCEKIDPIKAIITSSNSYINIVGNTEIGNCASADTKVRSIATEINHLFECGFPENDLIFDQFESLNPLEQRALLLKWITEILKTSEASSKLSNNEFKEIIKILKSIVDELERNETYKISKSSPNNNSTEYQSILSHVFDEKDERLIIKRNGIQIPNTKNSIKLVNSKLQINISIPEDEEIEEERINELILNKYIYSSSNFESNSIIIDENSLSPKSEIVLDDEEIVGNSIKEIGNNFFGFFK, translated from the coding sequence AtggaagaattaattaatgatattgaaaacatttcaataaatagtaataatgtTGATGAATCGAATACTAAGGATCCcgaaaaaaatgataatttttttgattatgaaattttattacCAACTAGGAACCAATTAGAAGATGATTCTATTCTTTCATTAACGCCAGTTAAGGACAATGATAAGGaactatttaaaaattgtatTCTTTGTAGAGATTATTCAAGCCCAATTTGTAAAGAATGTTCAAAAcataattcaaaaacttCAAGGAAAAGCAaactcaaaaaaaataaaattatcCCAGATGGTAAAGTTAAAGCACTCGCAATgcaatttgaaaatattctgCCAGAAGTAACAAATAGTAGTCCGAGCTTTTCTATTGTAAATGATAATTTCATGTTAGAGAAGAGCGAGCCTGCGCATTTTCAAGCtgatatttcaataaattcaataattgaGCATACAAATGTAGATAATAGAGATTATTTGAACACTAGTTTACTTGGGGACCAAACTAATATTCTTAGTATAGATTCCGAAAACGACAATGCAAAGTCTAAAATGGCAAAAAATCAATTGACTCCAATTATAGACCCAAATTTGTGCGAAAAAATTGACCCAATAAAAGCAATTATTACATCTTCAAACAGTTATATCAATATCGTTGGAAATACAGAAATTGGAAATTGTGCATCTGCTGATACCAAAGTTAGATCAATTGCGACAGAAATTAACCATTTATTTGAATGTGGTTTTCCAGAAAAcgatttaatatttgatcaATTTGAATCATTGAATCCACTAGAGCAGAGGGCTCTACTGCTGAAATGGATTACCGAAATTCTGAAAACATCGGAAGCAAGCTccaaattatcaaataatgaattcaaagagataataaaaattttaaaaagtatTGTGGATGAGTTAGAACGCAATGAAACGTataaaatatccaaaaGTTCCCCAAATAACAACTCAACAGAGTATCAGTCAATTCTCAGCCATGTTTTTGATGAAAAGGATGAAAGATTAATCATTAAAAGAAATGGCATACAAATCCCTAATACTAAGAACTCAATAAAACTGGTGAATTCCAAgttacaaataaatattagtaTTCCTGAAGACGAAGAGATAGAAGAGGAACGCATCAATGaactaatattaaataagtATATTTACTCAAGTAGCAACTTCgaatcaaattcaataattattgacGAAAATAGCCTGAGCCCAAAATCTGAAATAGTTTTAGATGATGAGGAAATAGTTGGAAACTCAATCAAAGAAATTGGGAATAACTTTTTTGggtttttcaaataa